A part of Vulpes lagopus strain Blue_001 chromosome 4, ASM1834538v1, whole genome shotgun sequence genomic DNA contains:
- the PEX11A gene encoding peroxisomal membrane protein 11A, whose product MDAFTRFTNQTQGRDRLFRATQYTCMLLRYLLEPKAGKEKVVMKLKKLESSVSTGRKWFRLGNVVHAVQATQQSIHATDLVPRVCLTLANMNRVIYFICDTILWVRSVGLASGINKEKWRMWAARHYYYSLLLSLARDLYEISLQMEKIAHNRAKREKSLSQDPLGYNVADEETEWLQSFLLLLFRSLKKHPPLFLDTVKNFCDILNPLDQLGIYKSNPGLIGLGGLVSSIAGIIIVAYPQMRLKMH is encoded by the exons agcCACTCAGTACACATGCATGTTGCTTAGATATTTGTTAGAGCCTAAAGCTGGCAAAGAGAAGGTGGTAATGAAGCTCAAGAAACTGGAGTCCAGTGTGAGCACTGGCCGTAAAT GGTTCAGACTAGGCAATGTAGTACATGCTGTGCAGGCGACTCAGCAGAGCATTCATGCCACTGACCTGGTGCCCCGTGTATGCCTAACGTTAGCCAACATGAACCGTGTGATTTATTTCATCTGTGATACCATCCTCTGGGTGAGGAGCGTAGGGCTTGCCTCTGGCATTAACAAAGAGAAATGGCGAATGTGGGCGGCCCGCCATTACTACTATTCTCTCCTGCTGAGCCTGGCCAGGGATCTGTATGAAATTTCCCTGCAGATGGAAAAGATTGCACACAACAGAGCAAAGAGGGAGAAGTCACTGTCTCAAGATCCTCTTGGGTACAACGTGgctgatgaggaaacagagtgGCTCCagtcctttctccttctcttattCCGCTCTCTGAAGAAGCATCCTCCCTTGTTCCTGGACACAGTGAAGAACTTCTGCGATATCTTGAACCCCTTGGACCAGTTGGGGATCTATAAGTCCAATCCTGGCCTTATTGGACTTGGAGGTCTTGTGTCTTCCATAGCAGGCATCATCATTGTGGCATATCCTCAGATGAGGCTGAAGATGCACTGA
- the PLIN1 gene encoding perilipin-1 isoform X1, translated as MAVNKGPTLPDGDLPEQENVLQRVLQLPVVSGTCECFQKTYTSTKEAYPLVASVCNAYEKGVQGASSLAAWSMEPVVRRLSTQFTAANELACRGLDHLEEKIPALQYPPEKIASELKDTISTRLRSARNSISVPIASTSDKVLGAALASCELAWGVAKDTAEYAANTRAGRLASGGADLALGGVEKVVEFLLPSAKEDSAPAPGHQQTQKPPKAKPSLVHRVGALANTLSRHTFQTTARALKQGQALAMWIPGVAPLSSLAQWGASVAMQVVPRRQSEVRVPWLHNLTASQEEDHNDQTDTEGEETEEEESDTEENKLSEVAALPSPQGLLGSVAHTLQKAVQSTISAVTWAPAAVLGSAARMLHLAPARAVSSTKGRAMSLSDALKGVTDNVVDTVVHYVPLPRLSLMEPESEFRDIEEAGRREAERRASGAPEPTPRAPQPRGGPRPARSPGAPPGPGPEDRLDAPAAPRPAFPAAAREKPTRRVSDSFFRPSVMEPILGRAQYSQLRKKS; from the exons ATGGCAGTCAACAAGGGCCCCACCTTGCCGGATGGAGACCTCCCT GAGCAGGAAAACGTGTTGCAGCGGGTCCTGCAGCTGCCAGTGGTGAGCGGCACCTGTGAGTGCTTCCAGAAGACCTACACCAGCACCAAGGAAGCCTACCCACTAGTGGCCTCTGTATGCAATGCCTACGAGAAGGGCGTGCAGGGCGCCAGCAGCCTGGCGGCCTGGAGCATGGAGCCGGTGGTCCGCAGGCTGTCCACCCAGT TCACAGCTGCCAATGAGCTGGCCTGCCGCGGCCTAGACCACCTGGAGGAAAAGATCCCAGCCCTCCAGTACCCTCCTGAGAAG atTGCCTCTGAGCTGAAGGACACCATCTCTACTCGCCTTCGCAGTGCCAGGAATAGCATCAGTGTGCCCATCGCCAGCACTTCGGACAAGGTCCTAGGGGCCGCTCTGGCCAGCTGTGAGCTCGCCTGGGGGGTAGCCAAAGACACTGCTGAGTATGCTGCCAACACCCGGGCGGGTCGGCTGGCCTCTGGAGGGGCCGACTTGGCCCTGGGTGGTGTTGAGAAGGTGGTAGAGTTCCTCCTCCCTTCAGCCAAGGAAGACTCAG CCCCTGCTCCAGGACACCAGCAGACCCAGAAGCCCCCCAAAGCCAAGCCGAGCCTTGTGCACAGGGTTGGGGCCCTGGCCAACACCCTCTCTCGACACACCTTCCAGACCACAGCCCGGGCACTGAagcagggccaggccctggcCATGTGGATCCCAGGCGTGGCACCCCTG agcAGTCTGGCCCAGTGGGGCGCATCGGTAGCCATGCAGGTGGTGCCCCGGCGGCAGAGTGAGGTGCGGGTGCCCTGGCTGCACAACCTCACTGCCTCCCAGGAGGAGGATCACAATGACCAGACGGACACcgagggagaggagacagaggaggaggaatcAGACACCGAGGAGAACAAGCTCAGTGAG GTagcagccctgcccagcccacaAGGCCTCCTGGGCAGTGTGGCCCACACGCTGCAGAAGGCCGTCCAGAGCACCATCTCAGCCGTGACATGGGCACCTGCGGCCGTGCTGGGCTCAGCAGCGAGGATGCTACACCTCGCCCCAGCCCGTGCTGTCTCCTCCACCAAAGGGAGGGCCATGTCCCTGTCAGACGCCCTGAAGGGCGTCACTGACAACGTGGTGGACACAGTCGTGCACTATGTCCCG CTCCCCAGGCTGTCGCTGATGGAGCCCGAGAGCGAATTCCGGGACATCGAGGAGGCCGGGCGCCGGGAGGCGGAGCGCAGGGCGTCTGGGGCGCCGGAGCCCACGCcgcgcgccccgcagccccgcggcggcccgcggcccgcgcgcagccccggggcgccccccggCCCGGGACCCGAGGACAGGCTGGAcgcgcccgccgcgccgcgccccgccttCCCGGCGGCGGCCCGCGAGAAGCCCACGCGCAGGGTCAGCGACAGCTTCTTCCGGCCGAGCGTCATGGAGCCCATCCTGGGCCGCGCGCAGTACAGCCAGCTGCGCAAGAAGAGCTga
- the PLIN1 gene encoding perilipin-1 isoform X2 has translation MAVNKGPTLPDGDLPEQENVLQRVLQLPVVSGTCECFQKTYTSTKEAYPLVASVCNAYEKGVQGASSLAAWSMEPVVRRLSTQFTAANELACRGLDHLEEKIPALQYPPEKIASELKDTISTRLRSARNSISVPIASTSDKVLGAALASCELAWGVAKDTAEYAANTRAGRLASGGADLALGGVEKVVEFLLPSAKEDSAPAPGHQQTQKPPKAKPSLVHRVGALANTLSRHTFQTTARALKQGQALAMWIPGVAPLSSLAQWGASVAMQVVPRRQSEVRVPWLHNLTASQEEDHNDQTDTEGEETEEEESDTEENKLSELPRLSLMEPESEFRDIEEAGRREAERRASGAPEPTPRAPQPRGGPRPARSPGAPPGPGPEDRLDAPAAPRPAFPAAAREKPTRRVSDSFFRPSVMEPILGRAQYSQLRKKS, from the exons ATGGCAGTCAACAAGGGCCCCACCTTGCCGGATGGAGACCTCCCT GAGCAGGAAAACGTGTTGCAGCGGGTCCTGCAGCTGCCAGTGGTGAGCGGCACCTGTGAGTGCTTCCAGAAGACCTACACCAGCACCAAGGAAGCCTACCCACTAGTGGCCTCTGTATGCAATGCCTACGAGAAGGGCGTGCAGGGCGCCAGCAGCCTGGCGGCCTGGAGCATGGAGCCGGTGGTCCGCAGGCTGTCCACCCAGT TCACAGCTGCCAATGAGCTGGCCTGCCGCGGCCTAGACCACCTGGAGGAAAAGATCCCAGCCCTCCAGTACCCTCCTGAGAAG atTGCCTCTGAGCTGAAGGACACCATCTCTACTCGCCTTCGCAGTGCCAGGAATAGCATCAGTGTGCCCATCGCCAGCACTTCGGACAAGGTCCTAGGGGCCGCTCTGGCCAGCTGTGAGCTCGCCTGGGGGGTAGCCAAAGACACTGCTGAGTATGCTGCCAACACCCGGGCGGGTCGGCTGGCCTCTGGAGGGGCCGACTTGGCCCTGGGTGGTGTTGAGAAGGTGGTAGAGTTCCTCCTCCCTTCAGCCAAGGAAGACTCAG CCCCTGCTCCAGGACACCAGCAGACCCAGAAGCCCCCCAAAGCCAAGCCGAGCCTTGTGCACAGGGTTGGGGCCCTGGCCAACACCCTCTCTCGACACACCTTCCAGACCACAGCCCGGGCACTGAagcagggccaggccctggcCATGTGGATCCCAGGCGTGGCACCCCTG agcAGTCTGGCCCAGTGGGGCGCATCGGTAGCCATGCAGGTGGTGCCCCGGCGGCAGAGTGAGGTGCGGGTGCCCTGGCTGCACAACCTCACTGCCTCCCAGGAGGAGGATCACAATGACCAGACGGACACcgagggagaggagacagaggaggaggaatcAGACACCGAGGAGAACAAGCTCAGTGAG CTCCCCAGGCTGTCGCTGATGGAGCCCGAGAGCGAATTCCGGGACATCGAGGAGGCCGGGCGCCGGGAGGCGGAGCGCAGGGCGTCTGGGGCGCCGGAGCCCACGCcgcgcgccccgcagccccgcggcggcccgcggcccgcgcgcagccccggggcgccccccggCCCGGGACCCGAGGACAGGCTGGAcgcgcccgccgcgccgcgccccgccttCCCGGCGGCGGCCCGCGAGAAGCCCACGCGCAGGGTCAGCGACAGCTTCTTCCGGCCGAGCGTCATGGAGCCCATCCTGGGCCGCGCGCAGTACAGCCAGCTGCGCAAGAAGAGCTga